A genomic region of Candidatus Bathyarchaeota archaeon contains the following coding sequences:
- the cofE gene encoding coenzyme F420-0:L-glutamate ligase has protein sequence MILIPIRTKLIKTGDDLTSVILSSLEKTKLKLKDKDILLIASKVVSVAEGRIVKLKNVTPSLKAKEIAKEINLDEKQVELILTHAEKIYGKVHKALLTLKNGFLIANAGIDKSNCKPDEVVLWPRNPQESAEKIRKEIFKRTKKHVGIVIVDSRTTPLRWGTIGLALAFSGFHPIKDYRFKKDIFGNTLQITLQNLIDDLACAAHLLMGEAKEKTPIVLARDVPVKFSSKINFNSVFIPPDECLYMKILEENFKQP, from the coding sequence ATGATTTTAATACCTATTCGAACAAAATTAATTAAAACAGGCGATGATTTAACAAGTGTAATTCTTTCATCTTTAGAGAAAACCAAGTTAAAACTTAAAGATAAAGATATTCTTCTTATAGCTAGCAAAGTAGTTTCAGTTGCTGAAGGAAGAATTGTAAAATTAAAAAATGTAACACCGTCTTTAAAAGCTAAAGAAATAGCTAAGGAAATAAATTTGGATGAAAAACAAGTTGAATTAATTTTAACTCATGCAGAAAAAATTTATGGAAAGGTTCATAAAGCTCTTTTAACTTTAAAAAACGGTTTTTTAATAGCGAATGCTGGAATAGATAAATCCAATTGTAAACCTGATGAAGTAGTTTTATGGCCTAGGAACCCTCAGGAATCCGCTGAAAAAATTCGAAAAGAAATATTTAAACGAACAAAAAAACATGTTGGAATAGTAATTGTTGATAGTAGAACAACTCCTTTAAGATGGGGCACAATAGGTTTAGCTTTAGCTTTTTCAGGTTTTCACCCAATTAAAGATTATAGATTTAAAAAAGATATTTTCGGGAATACACTTCAAATAACGCTTCAAAATTTAATTGATGACTTAGCTTGCGCAGCTCATCTTCTTATGGGTGAAGCTAAAGAAAAAACCCCAATAGTTTTAGCTAGGGATGTACCTGTAAAATTTAGCTCTAAAATAAATTTTAACTCAGTTTTTATTCCACCAGATGAATGTTTATATATGAAAATTCTTGAAGAAAACTTTAAACAACCTTAA